One Dictyoglomus thermophilum H-6-12 DNA window includes the following coding sequences:
- a CDS encoding DUF401 family protein — protein MIALLKVSIILGIIVVLLSKNFPLSWALLGGSLIMGISFGIPFRMIMKGFWEGLSSWETIKLVLILYFIALFENILREKNLLQKMVLSLKKLIKDTRVRLISMPIIMGLLPSVGGALFSAPLLDEISKEDNIDPERKSYINYWLRHIWEPFLPIYPGIILVSILTEKPLNFFVREALPYGLATLAIGLFFAFYKANLEKANLSQESQNIGQNEDSQENLENPQETNETETSIEEIEITNPLSTFILSFLPIISLLFLVIFFHFDLLYTLIGINIVLFFILKFDFNKMKETLIHSINLQNLILIIGVMIFKRMLEITGAVSDIAYSLNYSFIPTYIIFFLLPLIIGIFTGVTSATIGITIPILLKMLPYQNPSKYLVLAFASAFLGIMVSPLHLCLVLTKEYFKPDWKKLYNYVVKSGILLAIFILLKFFLT, from the coding sequence ATGATAGCTCTGCTTAAGGTCAGTATAATTCTTGGAATCATTGTAGTCTTGCTCTCCAAAAATTTTCCCCTTTCATGGGCTCTGCTTGGTGGAAGCCTTATCATGGGAATTAGCTTTGGCATTCCTTTCCGTATGATAATGAAAGGCTTCTGGGAAGGTTTATCAAGCTGGGAAACTATTAAGCTTGTTCTTATCTTATATTTTATTGCCCTCTTTGAAAACATTTTAAGAGAAAAAAATTTACTACAAAAAATGGTTCTCTCGCTCAAAAAACTCATCAAAGATACAAGAGTTAGATTAATCTCCATGCCTATAATTATGGGACTCCTTCCATCTGTAGGAGGAGCTTTATTCTCCGCCCCCCTTCTTGATGAAATCTCAAAAGAGGACAATATAGATCCAGAGAGGAAGAGTTATATAAATTACTGGTTAAGGCATATTTGGGAGCCTTTCTTACCCATATATCCAGGAATAATATTAGTGTCTATATTAACAGAAAAACCATTGAACTTTTTTGTTAGGGAAGCTTTACCTTATGGCCTTGCAACCCTTGCCATTGGCTTGTTTTTTGCCTTTTATAAAGCCAATCTCGAGAAAGCTAATCTTAGCCAAGAAAGTCAAAATATCGGACAAAATGAAGATTCTCAAGAAAATTTAGAAAATCCCCAGGAGACAAATGAAACAGAAACCTCTATTGAAGAAATTGAAATCACTAATCCTCTTTCTACTTTTATACTCTCCTTTCTCCCTATAATTTCCTTACTGTTTCTTGTAATTTTCTTCCACTTTGATCTCCTATATACCCTTATAGGCATAAACATTGTTTTATTCTTTATACTAAAATTTGATTTCAACAAAATGAAAGAGACACTTATTCATTCCATAAACCTACAAAATTTAATTTTGATTATTGGAGTAATGATATTTAAAAGAATGCTTGAAATAACTGGTGCAGTATCAGACATTGCTTATTCTCTCAATTACTCCTTCATACCCACATATATAATCTTTTTCCTACTTCCCCTAATCATAGGAATCTTTACAGGAGTAACTTCTGCTACTATCGGAATAACAATTCCCATACTCCTAAAAATGCTTCCTTATCAAAATCCCTCCAAATATCTTGTTCTTGCCTTTGCCAGCGCTTTCTTAGGTATAATGGTGTCTCCCCTTCATTTATGTCTTGTATTAACTAAAGAATATTTCAAACCCGATTGGAAGAAACTTTATAACTATGTTGTAAAGAGTGGAATTTTACTTGCCATATTTATACTTCTTAAGTTTTTCTTAACCTAA
- a CDS encoding FHA domain-containing protein: MSLVFYIMLALLIILVAIDIALRLKKEKKPQLRKLEKGEELISTSNTMKLDASLLPINWAYLIIKHGENRGKDFKIIKDETTIGREPENDIVIPNPTVSRFHAKITRSEDKYFIEDLGSANGTMVNGIRVTKELLHDGDIVQLGDVVLVFKCL; encoded by the coding sequence ATGAGTCTTGTTTTTTATATAATGTTAGCCCTCTTAATAATTTTAGTAGCTATAGATATAGCTTTAAGACTAAAGAAAGAGAAAAAACCTCAATTACGTAAATTAGAAAAAGGAGAAGAATTAATAAGCACTTCTAACACAATGAAACTTGACGCATCTTTGCTTCCTATAAATTGGGCATATCTAATAATAAAACACGGAGAAAACAGAGGAAAGGATTTTAAAATTATAAAAGACGAAACCACCATAGGAAGAGAGCCAGAAAATGACATTGTTATTCCAAATCCCACTGTTTCAAGATTTCACGCAAAGATAACTCGTAGCGAAGACAAATATTTTATAGAAGATTTGGGAAGCGCCAATGGCACCATGGTAAATGGCATAAGAGTAACAAAAGAACTTCTACACGATGGAGATATTGTCCAACTTGGAGATGTAGTTTTGGTATTCAAATGTCTTTAA
- a CDS encoding AEC family transporter gives MLKVLITLITISLLGYLGKKYLFKEEDKEVISKFVYNFSLPALVFYSIYTSPPQISSFKVVITEWITSFLIGAISILLGFILKLNKRTIASLFLVSVGGNVTFMGYPIMERLFGNQGLTLAILFDQLGMIIFIYTVGILVINLLVSSEDGTKGSMGLWKILQNPPLWALLAGFLFQKINIPDFILDSFSILGRATTPLMMFLLGLSLSKPYKDNRSIIGVSLGILLKLILFPLFSLFIAKFLNLSGIPLKVTVLESAMPSMLTALVLAIQFNLDYVFASQTITYSTLFSLITLNLWIGVIK, from the coding sequence ATGCTCAAAGTACTAATAACATTAATAACAATTAGCCTTTTAGGATACTTAGGGAAAAAATATCTTTTTAAAGAAGAAGATAAAGAAGTTATATCAAAATTTGTATATAATTTTTCTCTTCCTGCTTTAGTCTTTTACTCTATTTACACAAGCCCTCCACAGATAAGCTCATTTAAGGTTGTAATCACTGAGTGGATAACAAGCTTTTTAATAGGTGCTATCTCTATTCTCCTTGGTTTTATACTTAAACTGAATAAGAGAACTATTGCAAGCCTGTTTCTTGTAAGTGTGGGAGGAAATGTTACCTTTATGGGCTATCCAATAATGGAAAGACTATTTGGAAATCAAGGATTAACCCTTGCTATCCTTTTTGATCAATTAGGAATGATTATATTCATATACACCGTTGGAATCTTAGTAATTAATTTACTTGTTAGCTCTGAAGATGGTACAAAAGGAAGTATGGGGCTTTGGAAAATATTACAAAACCCTCCACTGTGGGCCTTATTAGCAGGCTTCCTTTTTCAGAAGATTAATATTCCTGACTTTATATTAGACAGTTTTTCGATTCTTGGAAGAGCCACAACCCCACTTATGATGTTTCTTCTTGGTCTATCTCTATCAAAGCCTTACAAGGATAATAGGTCTATCATAGGAGTATCCCTTGGAATACTCCTAAAATTAATTTTATTTCCTCTCTTTTCTTTATTTATTGCAAAATTCCTAAATCTTAGTGGTATTCCTCTAAAAGTTACTGTTCTTGAGTCCGCCATGCCTTCTATGCTTACAGCCCTTGTTCTCGCTATCCAATTTAATCTGGACTACGTATTTGCATCTCAGACAATTACGTATTCTACTCTGTTTTCACTGATCACCTTAAATTTATGGATAGGGGTGATAAAATGA
- a CDS encoding CHASE2 domain-containing serine/threonine-protein kinase, whose amino-acid sequence MRRILIKFGLLFGFFILLLILSNLNFFKVWEKQTVDLRFHLRGEINPYKDIVIIGIDDDSILELGNWPWRRDIHAKLIDVLRKEKPKIIVFDVLFDTATPFDAILAEKIKSAGNVVLSGYLQTYFDKRLKINVVSLREPVEILKNSALGSGYSNLYIDEDNKVRRVRIYENSGSVKYYSLALVAYKFISKKDFSSLTLTLPSDFYINFRGGEGTYRVYSYVNVLRGNFPKNTFRDKIVLVGAVSPALKDLFLHPFSGFSSKLGINYSYMPGVEIHANIIDNLFMRDFFTNIFPPFVLIINFLSIFLPGVLFGRRIILNLFLTFLFIFLYFMFSYQAFINRVLLPLVSPSVGFVFSFLGNLIYLNFIPKERLEGTVIKRRYKVLKRLGSGGMASVYLALDKKTNKEVAIKILHPQYASDKEVLERFYREIETCKNLDHPYIVKVLDHGKEDDYVFMVMEFVNGKDLKKIIEEKKRIPINMAVEIVKKVAEALSYANSKNIVHRDIKPQNIMITTDGKVKLMDFGIARVGGLATLTQTGMFMGTPQYASPEQLEGKKVDIRSDIFSLGIVFYEMLTGILPYSDEDTISLMLKRYQEDLPDVRAINPEVPEGIAKIIEKMTARFPEFRYQTPEELLEDLKRGYPLYPYDKKSITSSDTIIKRDNKD is encoded by the coding sequence ATGAGAAGAATATTGATAAAGTTTGGATTACTTTTTGGCTTTTTTATATTGCTTCTTATCCTGTCTAATCTTAATTTTTTCAAGGTATGGGAGAAGCAAACAGTAGATCTCAGGTTTCATCTAAGGGGAGAAATTAATCCTTATAAGGATATAGTAATTATTGGTATAGATGACGACTCCATTTTAGAGCTCGGTAATTGGCCTTGGAGAAGAGATATCCATGCTAAGCTTATTGATGTATTGAGAAAAGAGAAGCCTAAGATTATTGTTTTTGATGTTCTTTTTGATACAGCTACTCCTTTTGATGCGATTTTGGCAGAAAAGATAAAATCTGCAGGTAATGTGGTTCTTTCAGGATATCTTCAGACTTATTTTGATAAAAGATTAAAAATTAATGTAGTTTCCTTACGAGAACCTGTTGAGATTTTGAAAAACTCTGCTCTTGGAAGTGGTTATAGTAACTTGTATATTGATGAAGATAACAAGGTAAGAAGAGTTAGAATCTATGAAAATTCTGGATCTGTAAAATATTATTCTCTTGCCCTTGTGGCTTACAAATTCATAAGTAAAAAGGATTTTTCCTCCCTTACTCTAACCCTTCCTTCGGATTTTTATATTAATTTTAGAGGAGGAGAAGGAACTTACAGGGTCTATTCTTATGTCAATGTATTGAGAGGTAATTTTCCAAAGAATACTTTTAGAGACAAGATAGTTTTGGTTGGAGCTGTAAGTCCTGCCTTGAAAGATCTTTTTTTACATCCCTTTTCTGGATTTTCTTCAAAACTTGGAATAAATTACTCTTACATGCCAGGTGTAGAAATTCATGCTAACATAATTGATAATTTATTTATGCGGGACTTTTTTACTAATATATTTCCACCGTTTGTTTTGATAATAAATTTTCTTTCAATATTTCTACCTGGAGTTTTATTTGGAAGGAGAATCATATTAAATTTATTCCTAACTTTCTTATTTATCTTTTTGTATTTTATGTTCTCATATCAAGCTTTTATAAATAGGGTTTTACTTCCTTTAGTTTCACCCTCTGTAGGATTTGTTTTTTCATTTTTAGGAAATTTAATTTACTTGAACTTTATACCCAAAGAAAGGTTGGAGGGTACGGTTATAAAGAGAAGATACAAAGTACTTAAAAGGCTTGGATCAGGGGGAATGGCTTCTGTTTATCTTGCTCTTGATAAGAAGACTAATAAAGAAGTTGCTATTAAAATACTTCATCCTCAATATGCTTCTGATAAAGAAGTACTGGAAAGATTTTATCGAGAAATAGAAACTTGCAAGAATCTTGATCATCCTTATATTGTGAAAGTTTTAGACCATGGTAAGGAAGATGATTATGTATTTATGGTTATGGAGTTTGTAAATGGAAAGGATCTTAAGAAGATTATAGAGGAGAAAAAGAGAATTCCTATTAATATGGCTGTTGAGATTGTTAAAAAGGTAGCCGAAGCTCTTTCTTATGCTAATTCTAAAAACATAGTACATAGAGACATAAAGCCTCAAAATATTATGATTACTACTGATGGTAAAGTAAAGCTTATGGACTTTGGAATAGCAAGGGTTGGAGGCCTTGCCACATTAACTCAGACAGGAATGTTTATGGGTACACCTCAATATGCTTCTCCAGAGCAATTGGAAGGTAAAAAAGTAGATATAAGATCAGATATTTTCTCTCTTGGTATTGTCTTCTATGAGATGTTAACGGGTATTCTTCCATATTCAGATGAGGATACAATCTCTCTTATGCTGAAGAGATATCAAGAAGATCTTCCCGATGTTAGAGCTATAAATCCTGAGGTTCCAGAGGGGATAGCAAAGATTATTGAAAAAATGACAGCTAGATTTCCTGAGTTTAGATATCAAACACCAGAAGAACTCTTAGAAGATTTGAAGAGAGGATATCCTCTCTATCCTTATGATAAGAAGAGCATAACATCTTCAGATACGATAATTAAGAGGGATAATAAAGATTAA
- a CDS encoding bifunctional metallophosphatase/5'-nucleotidase, translating into MRDFKKLLLLTILIILFSSLIFAQEIKPIEIKILHINDFHGRLQPYIVKSISENIPVSGGAYLAYLINEERSKNPDGTILLSAGDMFQGTPISNIFKGEPVIKMMNYLKFDAMTIGNHEFDWGQEQLQAWIKSSNFPYLAANILKDKNYLPNVKPYIILERKGIKIAIIGLTTQETAYIVKPDYVKDLTFVEPEKVLPNLIKEVKDQGAQLIIVLSHLGYDADKKLAENVQGIDVIVGGHSHTVVTKPVIVRGTIIVQAGYNGIYLGVVDLKIQPETGIVLDFTKENILKTVFAGPENKQDPEVASLIETYASQLKEEFSKVVGETLVDLVRNYNEESNVGNVICDAMLEASKAQIAFQNSGGIRMDIPKGKITMEQVYSMLPFDNVLVEMDLTGKDILDLLEQSATLEKGILQVAGIKVKYDMRRPVGSRVIEVFVKDEPLDPNKVYRVVTNDFLAAGGDKFTAFTRGKNVIYGDMLRDVFVEYLKKHSPISPKVEGRSIIIK; encoded by the coding sequence ATGAGGGATTTCAAAAAACTCCTACTTTTAACAATTCTAATTATTCTTTTTTCTTCTTTGATATTTGCCCAAGAAATAAAACCCATTGAAATCAAAATCCTTCACATCAATGACTTTCATGGTAGATTACAACCCTATATAGTTAAGAGTATAAGTGAAAATATTCCTGTAAGCGGCGGAGCCTATCTCGCCTATCTTATAAATGAGGAGAGATCTAAAAATCCTGATGGTACAATTCTTCTTTCCGCAGGAGACATGTTCCAAGGAACACCCATATCAAATATCTTTAAAGGTGAACCAGTAATAAAGATGATGAACTACTTAAAATTTGACGCTATGACCATAGGAAACCATGAATTTGATTGGGGACAAGAACAACTCCAAGCCTGGATTAAAAGCTCAAACTTTCCTTATTTAGCAGCTAATATTCTCAAAGATAAAAATTATTTACCCAATGTGAAACCCTATATAATCCTTGAAAGAAAAGGTATTAAGATTGCAATCATAGGATTAACTACCCAAGAAACTGCATATATTGTAAAACCAGATTATGTAAAAGATCTCACCTTTGTAGAACCAGAAAAAGTTTTACCCAATTTAATAAAAGAAGTAAAAGATCAAGGAGCTCAACTTATAATTGTTCTTTCACACTTAGGATATGATGCAGACAAAAAATTAGCTGAAAATGTTCAAGGAATAGATGTGATTGTTGGAGGCCACAGCCATACTGTAGTCACAAAACCTGTAATCGTAAGAGGAACCATCATAGTACAAGCAGGTTACAATGGAATATACCTTGGAGTGGTAGATCTTAAAATACAACCAGAAACAGGTATTGTTCTTGACTTCACAAAAGAAAATATTCTAAAAACCGTATTTGCAGGTCCTGAAAATAAGCAAGATCCAGAAGTAGCAAGCTTAATTGAAACTTACGCCAGCCAGCTAAAAGAAGAATTCTCCAAAGTAGTAGGAGAGACTCTGGTTGATCTTGTAAGAAATTACAATGAGGAATCTAATGTAGGAAATGTAATATGCGATGCTATGCTTGAAGCAAGCAAAGCTCAAATAGCCTTTCAAAACAGCGGAGGAATAAGAATGGATATTCCAAAAGGAAAAATAACTATGGAACAAGTATACAGCATGTTACCCTTTGACAACGTTCTGGTAGAGATGGATCTCACTGGTAAAGATATACTGGACCTACTAGAACAAAGTGCCACCTTAGAAAAAGGAATTTTACAAGTTGCAGGAATTAAAGTAAAATATGATATGAGAAGGCCAGTTGGATCAAGGGTGATCGAAGTCTTTGTCAAGGATGAGCCTTTAGATCCTAACAAGGTTTACAGAGTAGTAACTAACGATTTCCTTGCAGCAGGAGGAGATAAATTTACAGCATTCACTCGAGGCAAAAATGTAATCTATGGCGATATGTTAAGAGACGTCTTTGTAGAATACCTTAAAAAACACTCTCCTATAAGTCCTAAAGTTGAGGGAAGGAGTATAATAATTAAATAG
- a CDS encoding MFS transporter, with protein MSLKERDYRWNFIVNSIDNAFFNLGMTFGSIQTLLPLFAKNLGAGNLEIGLIPAIANLGWAIPAIIGAKYSEKYKIKLHLVLKVTMGERLPYLFMALIAFFIAPHNPHLALYLSLFMLGIATFSMGFLGPPWMSMIGKVIEPSKRGLFFAMGNGLGAIMGVGGAGIARIILAKYSFPYNFGYSFLCASIALLISFIFLALTREYPDDTENSDVPLIEYIKSIKIVFKYENFKNYVIARILNAFSASFISFVVVFASKNFSIPDKVGADFTAILLISQAISSFILGPLGDKYGHKLPLTLGKIFILLSIITLLLAKNIFNIYLAFILIGFINSAFWVGDSAMVLEISPPQHKELYIGALSLILSPFSFIAPILAGKIADIKGFKFLFITCLLISIINLVFFIYGVKDPRKDAQSTNNINNN; from the coding sequence ATGAGTCTTAAAGAGAGAGATTATCGATGGAATTTTATAGTAAACAGTATAGATAACGCATTCTTTAATTTAGGAATGACCTTTGGGTCTATACAGACCTTACTTCCCCTTTTTGCAAAAAACTTAGGTGCAGGAAACCTCGAGATAGGGCTGATCCCCGCTATAGCCAATTTGGGATGGGCTATACCTGCCATAATAGGCGCAAAATATTCTGAAAAATACAAAATAAAACTACACTTAGTACTCAAAGTAACCATGGGAGAAAGACTACCTTATCTTTTCATGGCTCTTATAGCTTTTTTTATCGCTCCCCATAATCCTCACCTTGCCCTTTATTTATCTCTTTTTATGTTAGGAATTGCTACCTTCTCTATGGGATTTCTTGGCCCTCCTTGGATGAGTATGATAGGAAAGGTAATAGAGCCCTCCAAAAGAGGATTATTCTTCGCTATGGGAAATGGGCTTGGAGCAATAATGGGAGTTGGAGGGGCCGGTATAGCAAGGATTATACTTGCAAAATATTCTTTCCCCTACAACTTTGGATATTCTTTTTTGTGTGCAAGCATTGCTCTTCTTATCTCTTTTATATTTCTTGCTCTAACTCGGGAATATCCTGATGACACAGAAAATTCAGATGTACCATTAATAGAGTACATTAAAAGTATAAAAATCGTATTTAAGTATGAAAACTTTAAAAACTATGTCATCGCAAGAATTTTAAATGCATTCTCTGCCTCTTTTATAAGTTTTGTGGTAGTATTTGCATCTAAAAATTTCTCCATACCTGATAAAGTTGGCGCAGATTTTACTGCAATACTTCTTATATCTCAGGCAATATCATCCTTTATTTTAGGTCCCCTTGGAGATAAATATGGACACAAACTTCCTCTAACCCTAGGAAAGATTTTTATTCTCTTAAGCATTATTACCCTCCTCTTGGCAAAAAATATATTTAATATTTATCTTGCATTCATCTTAATTGGTTTTATAAACAGTGCTTTTTGGGTTGGTGATTCTGCTATGGTTCTTGAGATTTCACCCCCTCAACACAAAGAACTTTATATTGGAGCCTTAAGTTTAATTCTTTCTCCCTTCTCTTTTATAGCTCCAATTCTTGCAGGTAAGATCGCAGATATAAAAGGTTTTAAGTTCCTATTTATCACATGCCTTTTAATAAGTATAATAAACCTTGTATTCTTTATATATGGAGTTAAGGATCCAAGAAAAGATGCTCAAAGTACTAATAACATTAATAACAATTAG
- a CDS encoding argininosuccinate synthase: MKKEKVVLAYSGGLDTSVAIKWLMQKYSLDVITLTVDIGQGINLDEIKNKAENLGVEKAYVLDLKEEFVKDYIIPAIKSNAMYERVYPLATALSRPLIAKYLVKIAKENGAKYVAHGCTGKGNDQVRIDLGVKALAPDLEIIAPVREWNFSREEEIEYALENNIPIPVSRKSPYSIDENLWGRSIEGGILEDPWQEPPEDIYLWTRFENREPSYIEITFERGVPVELNGVRKDVVEIIEELNKIAGSYGIGRIDHIENRLVGIKSREIYEAPAAIVIIRAHEALEDMVLPRELAHYKKMLEDKYAELVYYGLWFDPFREALQAFMDKTQDRVTGKVKIKLLPWSFSIVGRESPYSLYDHGLATYDKGSTFSTESAVGFIKLFGLQNYLYALKGGNND, from the coding sequence GTGAAAAAAGAGAAAGTAGTTTTAGCCTATTCTGGTGGTTTAGATACTTCTGTGGCTATAAAATGGCTTATGCAAAAATATTCACTCGATGTAATAACTTTAACAGTAGATATAGGCCAGGGAATAAACCTTGATGAAATAAAAAATAAAGCAGAGAATTTAGGAGTTGAAAAGGCTTATGTTCTGGATTTGAAAGAAGAATTTGTAAAAGATTACATTATTCCTGCCATAAAATCTAATGCTATGTACGAGAGAGTTTACCCTCTTGCTACAGCCTTGTCTAGACCTTTGATTGCTAAATATCTTGTTAAAATAGCAAAGGAAAATGGAGCAAAGTACGTAGCTCATGGATGTACTGGAAAGGGTAACGATCAAGTAAGAATTGATTTAGGAGTTAAAGCTCTTGCTCCTGATTTGGAGATTATTGCTCCTGTAAGGGAATGGAACTTTTCAAGAGAAGAAGAGATCGAATATGCATTAGAAAATAATATTCCTATTCCAGTTTCACGTAAGAGTCCTTATAGTATTGATGAGAATTTGTGGGGCAGGAGTATCGAAGGTGGGATTTTAGAAGATCCTTGGCAAGAGCCTCCTGAGGACATATATTTGTGGACAAGGTTTGAAAATAGAGAGCCCTCCTATATTGAGATAACTTTTGAAAGGGGAGTTCCCGTGGAATTAAATGGTGTTAGAAAGGATGTTGTAGAGATTATAGAGGAGTTAAACAAAATTGCAGGAAGTTATGGAATTGGAAGAATCGATCACATAGAAAATAGGCTCGTCGGAATTAAGTCTAGAGAAATTTATGAAGCTCCAGCAGCGATAGTGATTATAAGAGCACACGAAGCCTTAGAAGATATGGTTTTACCACGAGAACTTGCCCATTATAAAAAGATGCTTGAAGATAAATATGCTGAACTTGTCTACTATGGACTTTGGTTTGATCCTTTTAGAGAGGCTCTTCAAGCATTTATGGATAAGACCCAAGATAGAGTAACGGGAAAAGTAAAAATAAAGCTTCTTCCTTGGAGTTTCTCCATAGTTGGAAGAGAGTCTCCTTATTCCCTTTATGATCATGGACTTGCTACCTATGATAAAGGGAGTACTTTCTCTACGGAATCTGCTGTTGGCTTTATTAAGCTCTTTGGTCTTCAAAATTATCTTTACGCTCTAAAAGGAGGCAATAATGATTAG
- the argF gene encoding ornithine carbamoyltransferase gives MGDLKGRDLLSILDLSREEIEQIFHLAKNLKLEYYAGKRIHDYLKGKTVALFFEKPSTRTRISFEVGVHQLGGYPLYLNAQEMQLKRGETIADTARVLERYVDGIMARVYSHDTLVELAQYSRIPVINGLSDLEHPCQVIADYFTIIEKKGFKKLKVVYLGDGNNVANSLILAGVMLGMNVVCSSPKEFMPPKKVLEEALVLAKRYGGSIEIIEDPKEAVKDADVLYTDVWVSMGQEDEKEIRRRVLPPYQLNKELLSLAKEDAIVMHCLPAHRGEEITDEVMDGPNSVVFDEAENRLHVQKAIMALLI, from the coding sequence ATGGGTGATCTTAAGGGAAGGGATTTACTTTCTATTCTTGATCTTTCTAGAGAAGAGATAGAACAAATATTCCATTTGGCTAAGAATTTAAAATTAGAATATTATGCTGGTAAGCGAATACATGATTATTTGAAAGGTAAAACAGTGGCTTTATTCTTTGAAAAGCCTTCTACTAGAACAAGAATTTCTTTTGAGGTTGGCGTGCATCAATTAGGAGGTTATCCTTTGTATTTGAATGCTCAAGAGATGCAACTAAAAAGAGGAGAAACTATAGCAGATACAGCAAGAGTGTTGGAAAGATATGTGGATGGTATAATGGCGAGGGTTTATTCTCATGATACTCTCGTGGAACTTGCTCAGTATTCACGTATTCCTGTGATAAATGGCCTTTCTGATTTGGAACATCCATGTCAGGTTATAGCAGATTATTTTACTATTATTGAGAAGAAGGGCTTTAAAAAGTTAAAAGTAGTATATCTTGGGGATGGTAATAATGTGGCTAACTCACTAATTCTTGCAGGAGTAATGCTTGGAATGAATGTGGTTTGTTCTTCTCCTAAGGAGTTTATGCCTCCTAAGAAGGTATTAGAAGAAGCTTTAGTTCTTGCTAAAAGGTATGGAGGAAGTATTGAGATTATAGAGGATCCTAAAGAGGCAGTAAAAGATGCTGATGTACTTTATACCGATGTATGGGTAAGCATGGGGCAGGAAGATGAGAAGGAAATAAGAAGAAGGGTTTTGCCTCCATATCAGCTTAATAAAGAATTACTTTCTTTAGCTAAAGAAGATGCTATTGTTATGCATTGTCTTCCTGCTCATAGAGGTGAAGAAATTACGGACGAGGTGATGGATGGACCTAACTCGGTAGTTTTTGATGAGGCTGAAAATAGGCTTCATGTGCAAAAGGCAATAATGGCTTTATTAATATAG